The following is a genomic window from Bordetella sp. H567.
CGCGGTCGTCCACGCCGAAGTGCCGCGCCGCCAGCATGGATTGCACGCACATGGCTTCCATGCCCTTGATCATGATGCTGCGGCACAGCTTGATCGCCGACGCCAGGCCGATGTCGTCGGCGACGGCCTCGGTGCGCATGCCCAGGGCGTTCAGCTTCGCGGAGATGGCGCGCGCGGTGCCGCCGCCCAGCAACATGGGCACGCGGATGCCCTGCGGCGGAACAGGCGCCATCACGGCCGATTCGACATAGTCCGCGCCGTGGCGCTGGATCAGCACGCTGTTCTGCTGCTTGACCTTGGGGGACACGGAGTTCAGGTCGATGAAGGTCTGGCCGGGCGCCATCAGGGGCGCGGCGTCCTGCGCGACGGCACCGGCCTGGCTGGCGGTGACGGCGGAGAAAACCAGCTCGGCGCCCGCCAGGCAGTCGGCCAGGGACGCCGCGACGCGCGCGCCGCTGTTTTCCGCGCGCTTGACGATCTGCTCGCGCGTCGCCGGATTCTCCAGCTTGATGTCATGGATGCCGACGGGGCAGCCTTGTCCGGACAGGGCCTTGGCCAGGATGGGACCCACTTCGCCGAAGCCGATGATGGCCACGGTGGGGGCGGCATTGCGGGTTTGCTCTTGCATGCGCGTTGCTCCGATGTGTCATGAAGGACCGCGGCGGCGCCGCGTATCCGGGAACGGTAATGGGGTGGCAGGGGGAGCAAGGCCTGTTAACGCTAGAAGGGGTTAACAGGCCCTAGCGCGTCGCGCCTTGCCCCCGGGCGTCGGGTGACGTTTCCGCGTGCCAGCCAGGCGCGGCCGGCGGTATGGCGCCGGGGCCCGCGTCCTCGTGCCGTGCCGCATCCGGCGCGGCCGGGTTCCGCAGGCAGGCATTGAATTTCTCGCGATCGAACATGCCTTCCCATTTCGACAGCACCAGGACCGCGACGCTGTTGCCGATCACGTTCGTGGTGGACGTCGCGATGGCCAGGATGCGGTCGATGCCGAACAGCAGGCCGATGCCGCTCAGGGGCAGCGCGCGGGTGGACTGCAGCGTGGCCGTCAGCTTGACCAGCGCGCCGCCGGCCGCGCCCGCGCCGCCCTTGGAGGTGACCAGCATGACGGCCAGCAGCGCCAGCTGCTGCGACAGCGGCAGCGGCGTATCGGTGGCCTGGGCGATGAAGCCGATGCCGCAGGCCATGTACAGGCAGGCACCGTCGATGTTGAAGCTGTAGCCTGCCGGAAGCACGAAGCCGACCACCGCTTCGTCACATCCCGCCTGGCTCAGCTTGGACACCAGGCGGGGAAACGCGGCTTCGCTGGCCGCCGTGCCCATGGCGATGACGGCCTCGTCCTTGATCAGCGCCAGGATGCGGAAGATGGATAGCCCCGCCAGCCCCGCCACCAGACCCAGGATCACGAAGACGAAGATCAGCGCGCTGGCGTAGTAGGTCAGGATGTAGCGGACCAGATACAGCAGGGTGGTGCCGCCGTAGCTGCCGACGGCCGCGGCCATGGCGCCGAAGGCGCCCAGCGGCGACAGGCGCATGATGAAGCCCAGCATCTTGAACACGACGGTCTGCGCCTCGCCGATCAGCCTCAAGGCGACCCAGTCCGGCCTGGCGGTCAGGCTCAAGGCCGTGCCCGCCAGCAGCGACACGAACAGGACCGGCAGGATGTCGCCGCTGACGAAGGCGGAAACCAGGGTGTGCGGGATGATGGACAGCAGGAAATGCGTCAGCGTGAAGTCGGCCGATGCGGCCTTGAGAACGCCGGCCGTATGTCCCGCGGCCGCGTCGAGCGCCGCCGCATGCAGGCCGTCGCCCGGCCGCAGCACGTTCACCACCGTAAAGCCGACCAGCATGGCGATCGTGCTGACCACTTCGAAATAGACCAGCGTCTTGATGCCCAGCCGGCCCAGCTTGCGAAAATCCTTGATGTGCCCGATGCCGTGCACCACGGTGCAGAAGATGATGGGGCCCAGCATCATCTTCAGCAACGCGATGAAGCCTTCGCCCAGCGGCCGCATCTGGACCGCGCCGCGCGGATCCAGCAAGCCGAACACGATGGCCACGGCGATGGCGATAAGTACCTGCACGTACAACTTCTTCAATGTTTTCACGGGCGCGCTCCCATGGGGTAGGCGTGCGGCATGGCCGCGCTACTCGGGTTTGATGCCGGCAAGCTCGGCGGCCGCCTTGGACCGCTGGTATTCGGCGTGCAGGAATTCGGCGAAGCCGGCGGACGTCCGTTGCGACGCGGTGGCTTCTTCCAGGCCGGAATCGCGCAGCTTTCCGGC
Proteins encoded in this region:
- a CDS encoding cation:dicarboxylate symporter family transporter, yielding MKTLKKLYVQVLIAIAVAIVFGLLDPRGAVQMRPLGEGFIALLKMMLGPIIFCTVVHGIGHIKDFRKLGRLGIKTLVYFEVVSTIAMLVGFTVVNVLRPGDGLHAAALDAAAGHTAGVLKAASADFTLTHFLLSIIPHTLVSAFVSGDILPVLFVSLLAGTALSLTARPDWVALRLIGEAQTVVFKMLGFIMRLSPLGAFGAMAAAVGSYGGTTLLYLVRYILTYYASALIFVFVILGLVAGLAGLSIFRILALIKDEAVIAMGTAASEAAFPRLVSKLSQAGCDEAVVGFVLPAGYSFNIDGACLYMACGIGFIAQATDTPLPLSQQLALLAVMLVTSKGGAGAAGGALVKLTATLQSTRALPLSGIGLLFGIDRILAIATSTTNVIGNSVAVLVLSKWEGMFDREKFNACLRNPAAPDAARHEDAGPGAIPPAAPGWHAETSPDARGQGATR
- a CDS encoding NAD(P)-dependent oxidoreductase gives rise to the protein MQEQTRNAAPTVAIIGFGEVGPILAKALSGQGCPVGIHDIKLENPATREQIVKRAENSGARVAASLADCLAGAELVFSAVTASQAGAVAQDAAPLMAPGQTFIDLNSVSPKVKQQNSVLIQRHGADYVESAVMAPVPPQGIRVPMLLGGGTARAISAKLNALGMRTEAVADDIGLASAIKLCRSIMIKGMEAMCVQSMLAARHFGVDDRVLASMAASFPSVGWDDGYEAYLIGRVAEHGQRRSEEMREAAAMLGEIGMNPGLATAIADIQEAVARKGASLHDELDPKGRLPQWRTLLTGTDAG